Proteins found in one Rhinolophus ferrumequinum isolate MPI-CBG mRhiFer1 chromosome 9, mRhiFer1_v1.p, whole genome shotgun sequence genomic segment:
- the MRTO4 gene encoding mRNA turnover protein 4 homolog, which translates to MPKSKRDKKVSLTKTAKKGLELKQNLIGELRKCVDTYKYLFIFSVANMRNTKLKDIRNAWKHSRMFFGKNKVMMVALGRSPSDEYKDNLHQVSKKLRGEVGLLFTNRTKEEVNEWFTKYTEMDYARAGNKATFTVSLDPGPLEQFPHSMEPQLRQLGLPTALKRGVVTLLSDYEVCKEGDVLTPEQARVLKLFGYEMAEFKVTIKYMWDAQSGRFQQMGDDLPESAPQSEEESEEQDDD; encoded by the exons tttccttaaCCAAAACTGCCAAGAAAGGCTTGGAACTGAAACAGAACCTGATAGGAGAG CTTCGAAAATGTGTGGACACGTACAAGTACCTCTTCATCTTCTCCGTGGCCAACATGAGGAATACCAAGTTGAAGGACATCCGGAACGCCTGGAAGCACAGCCG GATGTTCTTTGGCAAAAACAAAGTGATGATGGTGGCCCTGGGTCGAAGCCCATCTGACGAGTACAAAGACAACCTGCATCAG GTCAGCAAGAAGTTGAGGGGTGAGGTCGGTCTCCTTTTCACCAATCGCACTAAGGAGGAAGTGAACGA GTGGTTCACGAAATACACAGAAATGGACTACGCCCGCGCTGGAAACAAAGCAACTTTCACCGTGAGCCTGGACCCAGGGCCTCTGGAGCAGTTCCCCCACTCCATGGAGCCCCAGCTGAGGCAGCTGGGCCTGCCCACTGCCCTCAAGAGAG GTGTGGTGACCCTGCTGTCCGACTACGAGGTGTGCAAGGAGGGCGACGTGCTGACGCCAGAGCAGGCCCGCGTCCTG aagctttttggaTATGAGATGGCTGAATTCAAGGTGACCATCAAATACATGTGGGATGCACAGTCTGGAAGGTTCCAGCAGATGGGAGATGACTTGCCAGAAAGCGCCCCCCAGTCAGAAGAAGAATCGGAGGAACAAGACGATGACTGA